ACTAATAATCATTTTCATAAACAGGTCTAAGTCCTTTTGCGTTCCGTTATAATGAAAAGTTACACTGCGTATACCGTCTTTATTGTAATTAATTGTTTCTTTCATAGGCAATCTCCTTAATTCTTTTGGTATTATTATATCATTTCAATGAACCAGTTTTGATTTATACAGACATAATAACGTGCAGCTATTTGAAATTGACAAGAAGGAAATAGCATTAAAGGCAATAAATATATGTTCTTGAAATAGAACAAATAATCCCTTATAATTAAGTTGGGTGTGATAATTGAAAATCGAGGAGTTGTTGTATATGGGAAGCATCTTTTTTCATATAGATGTTAATAGCGCCTTTTTATCCTGGACTGCAGTGTACAGGCTGCAGCATGGAGATACTCTTGATTTGCGCACCATACCATCTGTTATTGGAGGAAACGAGGAAACAAGGCATGGTATTGTGCTTGCTAAATCTATACCTGCAAAGAAATATGGAATACAAACCGGAATGAGTCTGATGGAAGTCAGGCAAAAGGCAGGAAACAATGTAATGATAGTGCCGCCTGATTATGCTGTTTATTCTCAGGCTTCACAGGCTATGATTGATTTATTGGGGAATTACTCTCCTGTAATACAGAAGTTTTCCATAGACGAGGCTTTTCTTGATTATACTGGTATGCAGAAACTCTTAGGTGACCCGGTAAAATGCGCTAATAGGATAAAGGATGAAATAAGAGATAAGTTTGGTTTTACTGTTAATGTAGGGGTATCAACAAACAAACTGCTGGCAAAGATGGCTTGTGAATTTGAGAAACCTGATAAAGTCCACACATTATGGCCGGATGAAATAGAATCCAAGATGTGGCCTTTGCCCATAAATGATTTATATATGGTAGGTAGAAAGATGACTGTGCATCTATGGCGCAAAGGAGTTCGTACAATAGGTGATTTAGCGGCATTATCTCCCGAATCCTTAAAGAGCAGTTTTAATTCATTTGGTGTTTTGCTTTGGAACTTTGCCAATGGATATTATCATGAAGATGGAACTGGCGGTTCAGCATTCTTTCAGGGTATGATGGTCAGCAATGACAAGCACAAGATAAAGGGAATAGGCAATTCAGGAACAATGCCAGTGGATGTGACGGATTTGGATATTGCTCATCAGGCACTGCTGTCTATCAGTGAGACTGTAGGATACCGT
The Candidatus Delongbacteria bacterium genome window above contains:
- a CDS encoding DNA polymerase IV; the protein is MGSIFFHIDVNSAFLSWTAVYRLQHGDTLDLRTIPSVIGGNEETRHGIVLAKSIPAKKYGIQTGMSLMEVRQKAGNNVMIVPPDYAVYSQASQAMIDLLGNYSPVIQKFSIDEAFLDYTGMQKLLGDPVKCANRIKDEIRDKFGFTVNVGVSTNKLLAKMACEFEKPDKVHTLWPDEIESKMWPLPINDLYMVGRKMTVHLWRKGVRTIGDLAALSPESLKSSFNSFGVLLWNFANGYYHEDGTGGSAFFQGMMVSNDKHKIKGIGNSGTMPVDVTDLDIAHQALLSISETVGYRLRKHGFSSRNIFVGFTTSDFERFGKQHKFTTHTNITFEIYVRACRLFDELWDGKKRIRQLGIRASDLVESTAMQISLLTPIEEQIRNQDIDCVIDRIREKYGNHMILRGQLYNGRIDPMIGGTWGTGSWRPKGGMPKF